AACAGGGCGGAAAACCCAATGATTATAGCATCCGGCCGCGCAGGCCGTCATCGCTCAGGCCTGCCACGCGGACGCGCAGCCACTGGTTGGGCGCGTGCGCGCCGGCAAGCTCCAGCTTGAGGTAGTTGTCGGTCAGCGCCTCGGTCCAGCCGTCGCCGGCGCGCGAGAGCGTGATGGCTTCCAGTTCGCGCCCGACGAACGCTTGGCGGAATCCGTGGTTCTTCTCCGCCGCCAGCTCGCGCAGCACGCGGTTGCGCTCGCGCCTGACGCGCTCCGGGACCTGGCCCGGCATATCCGCTGCCGGCGTTCCGGGGCGGGCGGAGTAGGTGAAGACGTGCAGGTAGGTGAAGGGAAGCGCGGCGAGGAAGGCGCGGTTCTCTTCGAACAGCTCGTCGGTCTCGCCCGGGAATCCGACCATGACGTCGGCGCCGATGGCGGCCTCGGGCATCGCGGCGCGCGCCTTCCCGATGCGCTCGGCGTAGTGCCACGGCCGATACTTGCGGTGCATCGCGCGCAGGATGCGGTCGGAGCCCGACTGCAGCGGCGCGTGCACGTGCTTGGCGATGCGCGGCGACGAGGCGACGAGCGCGATCAGCTCGTCGGACCAGTCCATCGGCTCGATGGAGCTGAGCCGCAGCTTCTCCAGGGGCGTCTCGCCGAGGATGGCGCGGACGAGGTCTTCGAAATCCTCGGTCCGCTCGAAGTCGTTGCCCCACCTGCCGAGGTTGATGCCGGAGAGCACGACCTCGCGGTAGCCCAGGGCGACCAGCGCGTTGACCTCGCGCAGCACGCGCGCGCGCGGGAGCGAGCGGCTCTGCCCGCGGACGAACGGGATCACGCAGAACGAGCAGCGGTTGTCGCAGCCATCCTGGACCTTCAGGTTCGGGCGGGTACGCTCGGCGTGCGTCTCGGCCTCGAAGACCGGGGCGGCCAGCAGCTCGGTGTGGGCGAAGATGTCGGAGACGAAAATGTTCGGTAGCGACGGCCTTCCGGCCGTCTCCGCCAGCGACCGCAGCGGCACAAAGCCAGGGGGCGCCACGAGCTCGGCGAGCTGGTGCTTGTGCGAGTTCCCGACCACCTGGGAGACGCCGGGCAGCGCGGCCAGCTCTTCCGGCGCGCGCTGGGCGTAGCAGCCGGTGACAACGATCTTCGCGCCCGGGTTCTCCCGGTGCACCCGCCGGATGGCGGCCCGGGCATCCTTGTCGGCGGAATCGGTCACCGTGCAGGTGTTGAGCACCACCAGGTCGGCCTGGGCGGCGGTTTGGGCCGCTCGAAAGCCCTGCGACGCGAATTGGCGCTCCAATTCGGCGCCATCCGCCTGGGTGGCCCGGCATCCGAAGTTCTGCACGAAGTAGCGGCTCGCCATATTCGGAGTATTATAGACAGCAATCGATTCGCTCTTTTCCCTGCAACCGGAGTAGCTGAAGGTTGCATCACAACCGTCTCGTAAGCCTTAACCCCTGGGAGCTTACCGCCTATGAAGCGCCGTATCCTGCTGGTCGACGACGAACTGGCAATCCTGCTCACGTTGAAAGCGATCCTGGAGATCAACGGCTTCGAGGTCGAGACCGCCACCTCCGCCAAGGAAGGCATCGGCAAGATCAAGGCGGCGACCTTCGACATGGTCATCACCGACATGAAGATGGAGAACGAGCGCTCCGGCTACGACGTGGTGCGCGCGGCCAAGAAGGCCGAGTACCGGCCGGCGACCGCCATTCTGACGGCCTATCCCACGCTGGGCCACGACTGGAAGCAGGAAGGCGCGCAGTCCATGCTGGTGAAGCCGATGAACACCGAGGACCTGCTGCGGCAGATCGAGGTCATGCTCATCCAGCACGCCGACCACAAGGCCAAGGCCGCGAAGGCCTCGGCGAAGGCGGCGGCGCGCGTCGCGGAGAACGGCGCCAAGAACAAGGCCGAGATGAAGCGCGCGGTCTAGACGGAAGATTCGCAGGCGTCCGCCGCGATGCGGCGGACGTTTTCTTTTGCGCCTGGAAACACGGAGAGCGCGTCCGCGGGACGCGCTCTCACACACTCCTACACGCGGGATGGAAAGCCTCGCCGCGCGGCGCTTACGACGCGGCGCCGGCCGCGCTCGCCGAGGTGCCGCGCTTTCCCTGGAAGCATTCGCGGCAGTACACCGGGCGCCCCTGCGTCGGCTTGAAGGGGACGGTGGTCTCCTTGCCGCAGTTCGAGCAGGTCGTGCGCGTCTCGACCTTCTGGTAGTTCGAGCCGGAGTTCAGACCGAGGGCCGACGCGCGCTTTCCCTTGCAGGCCTTGCAGCGCTTGGGCTCGTTCTTGAATTGCTTATCGTGGAAGAACAGCTGTTCGCCGGCCGTGAAAACAAAATCCGCACCGCAGTCCACGCACTTCAGAGTCTTGTCCTGGAATTCCATCGGGAACCCTACCTCCCCCTGATCCCTCCCTCCGGCGCTCTGCGGCGCCAGTGAGGGTCCACGCTCCCCTGGGTTCGGCCCTCGCGCTCTTTGGCGCGTTCACTGCTGACGGCTTACGACTGCGGTATGAAAAGCGAACGGGCCGCCGCCCGAAAGCAGCGGCCCGCCGAGTTAGTCTTGCTCCTTGCGAGCTTTCTTACGATTGCGCTTGCGCGCCAGCGCTTCCTTCGTCCGGCGCTTCTCGCCCGGCTTCAGGTAGAAGCTGTGACGCTTCACTTCCTTGATGATGTCTTCCTGCTGCACCTTGCGCTTGAAACGGCGCAACGCGTTCTCAAGGGGCTCACCTTCTTGCACTCTGACTTCTGCCAACTAAAAAACACCCCTCTTCCGGCCCTGATGGACTCGTAAGTTA
This DNA window, taken from Terriglobales bacterium, encodes the following:
- the mtaB gene encoding tRNA (N(6)-L-threonylcarbamoyladenosine(37)-C(2))-methylthiotransferase MtaB, whose protein sequence is MASRYFVQNFGCRATQADGAELERQFASQGFRAAQTAAQADLVVLNTCTVTDSADKDARAAIRRVHRENPGAKIVVTGCYAQRAPEELAALPGVSQVVGNSHKHQLAELVAPPGFVPLRSLAETAGRPSLPNIFVSDIFAHTELLAAPVFEAETHAERTRPNLKVQDGCDNRCSFCVIPFVRGQSRSLPRARVLREVNALVALGYREVVLSGINLGRWGNDFERTEDFEDLVRAILGETPLEKLRLSSIEPMDWSDELIALVASSPRIAKHVHAPLQSGSDRILRAMHRKYRPWHYAERIGKARAAMPEAAIGADVMVGFPGETDELFEENRAFLAALPFTYLHVFTYSARPGTPAADMPGQVPERVRRERNRVLRELAAEKNHGFRQAFVGRELEAITLSRAGDGWTEALTDNYLKLELAGAHAPNQWLRVRVAGLSDDGLRGRML
- a CDS encoding response regulator, with protein sequence MKRRILLVDDELAILLTLKAILEINGFEVETATSAKEGIGKIKAATFDMVITDMKMENERSGYDVVRAAKKAEYRPATAILTAYPTLGHDWKQEGAQSMLVKPMNTEDLLRQIEVMLIQHADHKAKAAKASAKAAARVAENGAKNKAEMKRAV
- a CDS encoding zinc-ribbon domain containing protein — encoded protein: MEFQDKTLKCVDCGADFVFTAGEQLFFHDKQFKNEPKRCKACKGKRASALGLNSGSNYQKVETRTTCSNCGKETTVPFKPTQGRPVYCRECFQGKRGTSASAAGAAS
- the rpsU gene encoding 30S ribosomal protein S21, producing MQEGEPLENALRRFKRKVQQEDIIKEVKRHSFYLKPGEKRRTKEALARKRNRKKARKEQD